One stretch of Thermanaerosceptrum fracticalcis DNA includes these proteins:
- a CDS encoding DUF342 domain-containing protein has product MEEKNIGSSGRNYYLTVKDDGIYLKIVHEPLLFPVVPEDIFADLRKRKIPFEENKIEKIYAAADGTEHKISPLLDGCNLDPLLKIKVSPDKNKAYLQVYPALNKRQFNAEDIINIVAEHGIVEGIKTEIFPKIVAEQDNFHEWLIAEGIECKNGEDAKLIFHFNPKGLDIKPRELEDGSVDFYNLNLIQLVQAGTTLVEKIPATQGVDGKNIYGENIKAAAGKDIRLPLGLNTQAINNNTAIIATAQGHVVMANNKINVFPIYEVRGDVDFATGNIKFPGNVKVYGSVRHGFQIESGGDVEIAGNLEGEIIADGNVQVKKGIVRGKVTAKGYVYARSIEHGYIESGADVIVTEAIMHSTVLATRKISVGGKKGLIVGGQCSAVEEILAKNIGSHMATVTTLEVGVRPELRQEYKEISRKLTVNQENYDKVQKAIKMLQEVKQKIGELPPDKNSLLLKLNKTQYQITQENEELGKRKAELEGIFQDMVNAKVRVENTVYPGVTVIIGKATYTVRDEMRKVILKLDGLDVKPFPSQGRRDWL; this is encoded by the coding sequence ATGGAGGAGAAAAACATAGGTTCATCAGGCCGGAATTATTATTTAACCGTGAAAGATGATGGGATTTATCTAAAGATCGTTCACGAGCCCCTTCTGTTCCCTGTTGTGCCGGAAGATATTTTTGCCGACTTAAGAAAGAGAAAAATCCCCTTTGAGGAAAATAAAATAGAAAAAATCTATGCAGCAGCAGATGGAACTGAACATAAAATTTCTCCTCTCCTGGACGGTTGTAATTTAGATCCTCTTCTCAAAATCAAAGTGAGTCCCGATAAAAACAAAGCCTACCTGCAAGTTTATCCTGCTTTGAATAAACGACAATTTAATGCCGAAGATATAATAAACATTGTGGCTGAGCACGGTATTGTCGAGGGCATCAAGACTGAAATTTTTCCGAAAATTGTTGCTGAACAGGATAATTTTCATGAATGGTTAATCGCCGAGGGCATTGAGTGTAAAAACGGAGAAGACGCTAAACTTATTTTTCATTTCAACCCTAAAGGTTTAGATATAAAACCCAGAGAATTAGAGGACGGCAGTGTCGATTTTTACAATCTTAATTTGATTCAATTAGTACAGGCAGGTACGACACTGGTAGAAAAAATTCCCGCCACCCAGGGCGTGGATGGCAAAAATATTTATGGAGAAAACATCAAAGCTGCCGCTGGCAAAGACATTCGCCTGCCCCTGGGACTAAACACCCAGGCTATTAACAATAACACGGCCATAATAGCCACAGCCCAGGGTCATGTGGTCATGGCCAACAATAAAATAAATGTTTTCCCAATTTACGAAGTTCGAGGGGATGTGGATTTTGCCACAGGCAATATTAAGTTTCCTGGCAACGTAAAAGTTTATGGCAGTGTAAGGCACGGCTTCCAGATTGAATCCGGGGGAGATGTGGAGATTGCCGGTAATTTGGAAGGGGAAATTATAGCTGATGGTAATGTACAGGTAAAGAAAGGCATAGTGAGAGGTAAGGTTACAGCTAAAGGTTATGTTTATGCCCGTTCCATTGAACATGGCTATATAGAAAGCGGTGCTGATGTCATTGTGACCGAAGCCATCATGCACAGTACGGTTCTGGCCACACGCAAAATTTCCGTTGGCGGCAAAAAAGGTCTCATTGTCGGCGGCCAATGCAGTGCTGTAGAAGAAATACTGGCAAAAAATATTGGTTCCCACATGGCCACCGTTACCACCCTGGAAGTAGGCGTCCGCCCGGAACTGCGCCAGGAATACAAGGAGATTAGTCGAAAACTTACGGTTAATCAAGAAAACTATGATAAAGTCCAAAAGGCCATTAAGATGTTACAGGAGGTTAAGCAAAAAATTGGAGAATTGCCTCCCGATAAAAACAGTCTCTTATTAAAATTAAACAAGACCCAGTATCAAATCACACAAGAAAACGAAGAACTTGGAAAAAGAAAAGCCGAACTTGAAGGGATTTTTCAAGATATGGTTAACGCTAAAGTTCGTGTGGAAAATACTGTCTATCCTGGTGTCACAGTCATCATTGGTAAAGCTACTTATACAGTAAGGGATGAGATGAGGAAGGTCATACTAAAACTTGATGGTCTTGATGTTAAGCCTTTCCCATCACAGGGTAGGAGGGATTGGTTATGA
- a CDS encoding FliA/WhiG family RNA polymerase sigma factor: MKSEPYELWLNYVNDKNPALKEQLILHYVTLVQKIANKVSYYLPSHITKEDLFSYGIFGLLEAIDRYDPKLGIPFPVFAGKRIKGAIIDGVRKEDWIPVNIRRQARLLEQTYQKLEMKLARNATDEEVAAELNITPEELERWLKNTHLFTIISLDEPVTEGQEISLKDNLTDNVSLNPVQIAENNEIKMILAKAVEELPEKEKLVISLFYYHDLNNKEIARVLELSDARVSQIHTKAIFRLRGKLSRMKKTLLGLG, translated from the coding sequence ATGAAATCAGAACCTTATGAACTTTGGTTGAATTACGTGAATGACAAAAACCCTGCACTCAAAGAACAACTTATTTTACATTATGTAACACTGGTACAGAAAATCGCCAACAAGGTTTCTTATTACCTGCCATCCCATATTACGAAAGAGGACCTTTTCAGCTATGGAATCTTTGGCCTTCTGGAAGCCATAGATCGTTATGATCCTAAACTGGGTATTCCCTTTCCCGTCTTTGCCGGAAAAAGAATAAAAGGTGCCATTATTGACGGGGTAAGGAAGGAAGATTGGATCCCCGTAAATATTCGCCGCCAGGCAAGACTTTTGGAACAGACCTATCAAAAATTAGAAATGAAGCTTGCACGTAATGCCACCGATGAAGAGGTAGCGGCGGAATTAAACATAACTCCGGAAGAACTGGAACGCTGGTTGAAAAATACCCATTTATTCACCATAATCTCTTTGGATGAACCTGTTACGGAAGGGCAGGAAATATCATTAAAAGATAATCTTACGGATAATGTTAGTCTAAATCCTGTACAAATAGCGGAGAATAACGAAATTAAAATGATCCTGGCCAAAGCGGTGGAAGAACTGCCTGAAAAGGAAAAACTTGTGATCAGTCTTTTTTACTATCATGATCTAAACAATAAAGAGATTGCCCGTGTCTTAGAGCTGTCAGATGCCAGGGTATCACAAATACATACGAAAGCCATTTTTCGCCTGCGGGGTAAGCTTTCCAGAATGAAAAAAACGTTATTAGGATTAGGGTAA
- a CDS encoding chemotaxis protein CheD, which yields MMTTEPIKVGMADLRAAPAPLTLITTGLGSCVGVCLWDPIMKVGGLAHIMLPDSTQSRSIQNKAKYADTGVTLLIEEMVKLGAVKSRLVAKIAGGAQMFNFPGASNVMRIGERNTEAVKKCLEQEKIRILAEDTGGNFGRTIEFSTTDGQLLIKTISKGEKVV from the coding sequence ATGATGACGACAGAACCCATAAAAGTGGGGATGGCCGATTTAAGAGCTGCACCGGCCCCCCTTACGTTAATTACAACGGGATTGGGGTCATGCGTGGGAGTTTGTTTATGGGACCCTATTATGAAGGTGGGAGGACTGGCCCATATTATGCTGCCCGACAGTACCCAGTCTCGCAGTATACAAAATAAAGCCAAATATGCTGATACGGGAGTTACCCTTTTAATAGAAGAGATGGTTAAACTGGGAGCTGTAAAGTCCCGCCTGGTGGCCAAAATTGCCGGTGGCGCCCAGATGTTCAATTTTCCTGGGGCAAGTAACGTCATGCGGATTGGTGAACGTAATACAGAAGCAGTGAAAAAGTGTCTCGAACAGGAGAAAATAAGAATTTTGGCGGAAGATACGGGGGGCAATTTCGGTAGAACCATTGAATTCTCTACGACCGATGGTCAGCTGTTGATTAAAACCATCAGTAAAGGAGAAAAAGTTGTCTAG
- a CDS encoding chemotaxis protein CheC, whose protein sequence is MKDFSELNAIQLDALKEISNIGAGNAATSLSLMLGRKIDMSVPKANIAPFNQIMNYLGGAESEVAGGYMRVDGESPMGILFLIPKDQVYFFIDLIFGQPLGTTQDLNEMHFSALKEIVNILAGSYLNALSAFTQQVYSPSVPALAIDMAGAILGDVLQQIGEFSDYALVIENVFIEQERHINGHFFLLPEPKTLELLLRTLGVL, encoded by the coding sequence ATGAAAGACTTTAGTGAGCTCAATGCCATTCAGCTCGATGCCCTTAAAGAAATCAGCAATATTGGAGCCGGTAATGCCGCCACTTCTCTTTCTCTCATGCTGGGGAGAAAAATTGATATGAGCGTTCCCAAAGCCAATATTGCCCCCTTTAATCAGATTATGAATTATCTTGGCGGGGCGGAATCAGAAGTTGCCGGCGGCTACATGAGGGTGGACGGAGAATCACCCATGGGGATTCTCTTTCTCATTCCTAAAGATCAGGTGTATTTTTTTATCGACCTCATTTTCGGACAACCCCTGGGAACTACTCAGGATTTAAATGAGATGCATTTTTCGGCCCTCAAAGAAATCGTCAATATTTTGGCCGGTTCTTACCTCAATGCCCTTTCCGCTTTTACGCAGCAAGTGTATTCGCCCTCGGTTCCCGCCCTGGCCATTGATATGGCCGGAGCCATCCTGGGCGATGTTCTCCAGCAAATAGGTGAATTTAGCGACTATGCCTTAGTCATAGAAAACGTGTTTATTGAACAAGAAAGGCATATCAACGGGCACTTCTTTTTATTACCCGAACCCAAAACCTTGGAGTTATTATTGCGTACGCTGGGAGTGTTATGA
- a CDS encoding chemotaxis protein CheW, translated as MNDKNQGNIADEIQLVAFKLGNEEYAVDILAVQEIIRWTHITRVPKAPPFVKGVINLRGTVIPVIDSHKRFNLPQVETTDTARIIVFRLEDVTVGLTVDLVTEVIRLSFEQIEKPQSVGGINDQFVKGIGKIADRLLIILDLDRVLDFSIEQQ; from the coding sequence ATGAATGATAAGAATCAAGGGAATATAGCAGATGAAATTCAACTGGTGGCCTTTAAATTGGGGAACGAAGAATATGCTGTCGACATTTTAGCTGTACAGGAAATCATACGCTGGACACATATCACACGGGTTCCCAAGGCTCCTCCCTTTGTTAAGGGTGTTATCAATTTACGGGGCACGGTCATACCTGTTATTGATTCCCACAAGCGTTTTAATCTTCCCCAGGTAGAAACCACTGATACCGCCCGAATCATTGTTTTTCGCCTGGAAGACGTGACTGTTGGTCTTACCGTAGATCTGGTTACGGAAGTAATACGCCTTTCTTTTGAGCAAATAGAAAAACCCCAAAGTGTCGGAGGCATAAATGATCAATTTGTCAAAGGAATTGGTAAAATCGCCGATCGCCTGCTGATTATCCTTGATTTAGATAGAGTATTGGATTTCAGTATAGAGCAGCAATGA
- a CDS encoding chemotaxis protein CheA, with the protein MDMNQYLDLFLEESLEHLQNLNQSLLALENNPERLDLLDEIFRAAHTLKGMSATMGYNSIAQLTHQMENLLDKLRERKLSLSPEIIDTLFQCVDALEEMVGSIREGREPQTAIGQLAAGLALLEKGESKHALIKQNVESPAPTADVSIQFNEYEKNLINAALEKGYHAYQLQIHIDEQCLMKGVRAFMVFRNLETVGEIIASRPSVQDIEDEKFDNHITVVLVTHQKETEIKTQLDVISEVKLANITPLGSYKPSSQPYEEIPGTNSNNNIVKEENKINNNKKQRIHQTVRVDIGRLDKLMSLVGELVINKTRLEQIHLTNNTMGLNETIEQIDRIATDLQNVVQNVRMVSIEQVFNRFPRMVRDLAKELGKEVNLILEGKETELDRTVIDEIGDPLVHLIRNAIDHGLESPEERVKANKNREGMLKLAARHEGNQVVIVVEDDGKGINVNAVREMALKNGLVTPAQVENMDDQAIVNLVFEPGFSTAQTITDISGRGVGLDVVKSRIQALSGQVHLETKQSQGTKFVIKLPLTLAIIQSLLVKVQEETFAIPLGNIDETTNLEADHIKNIQGQKVMVLRGKVLPLLFIKNLLAVPGHKEQHELYVVVVRKGEQQVGLVVDELIGQQEIVINSLGKLLTGLPGIAGASILGDGKVSLILDIGTLF; encoded by the coding sequence ATGGATATGAATCAATACTTAGACTTATTTTTGGAAGAATCCCTGGAACATTTACAAAACCTAAACCAAAGCCTGCTTGCTCTGGAGAATAATCCGGAAAGGTTAGACCTGCTGGATGAAATTTTCCGCGCAGCCCACACCTTAAAAGGCATGTCGGCAACCATGGGATATAATTCCATTGCACAATTGACGCACCAAATGGAAAACCTCCTGGATAAGTTACGGGAAAGAAAGTTGTCTTTAAGCCCGGAAATTATTGATACCCTCTTTCAATGTGTCGATGCCCTGGAAGAAATGGTGGGCAGCATTAGAGAAGGAAGGGAACCTCAAACAGCCATTGGCCAACTGGCAGCAGGCTTGGCTCTTTTGGAAAAAGGCGAGAGTAAACATGCGCTCATAAAACAAAATGTAGAATCCCCTGCCCCCACGGCAGATGTCTCTATTCAGTTTAATGAATATGAAAAGAATTTAATTAATGCCGCCTTAGAAAAGGGCTATCATGCCTACCAGCTGCAAATCCATATTGATGAGCAGTGTTTAATGAAAGGCGTCAGGGCCTTTATGGTTTTTCGCAACCTGGAAACTGTCGGTGAGATTATTGCCTCCCGCCCCAGTGTGCAGGATATTGAAGACGAAAAGTTCGATAACCACATTACCGTTGTCCTTGTTACACACCAGAAAGAAACTGAAATCAAAACCCAGCTGGATGTCATCTCTGAAGTAAAACTGGCCAACATTACTCCCCTTGGTTCGTATAAACCCAGTTCTCAGCCCTATGAAGAAATTCCAGGAACCAATAGCAATAACAACATCGTCAAAGAGGAAAATAAAATAAATAACAATAAAAAACAGAGAATACACCAGACGGTAAGGGTAGATATTGGGCGTTTAGACAAACTGATGAGTCTCGTCGGTGAATTAGTCATTAACAAAACCCGCCTGGAACAAATTCATTTAACCAATAACACCATGGGATTGAATGAAACCATTGAACAGATTGACCGGATTGCCACAGACCTGCAAAACGTGGTACAAAATGTGCGAATGGTCTCAATTGAACAAGTGTTTAACAGATTTCCCCGGATGGTGCGGGATTTAGCCAAAGAATTAGGTAAAGAAGTAAACCTTATCCTGGAAGGAAAGGAAACTGAATTAGACCGTACAGTGATTGACGAAATTGGTGATCCCCTGGTTCATTTGATTCGCAATGCCATCGACCATGGCCTGGAATCTCCCGAAGAAAGGGTCAAGGCCAACAAAAATAGGGAAGGAATGTTAAAACTGGCGGCGCGCCATGAAGGAAACCAGGTGGTGATTGTGGTAGAGGATGACGGTAAGGGTATTAATGTCAATGCGGTAAGGGAAATGGCCCTTAAGAACGGCCTGGTTACGCCTGCCCAGGTAGAAAATATGGATGACCAGGCCATTGTCAATCTTGTCTTTGAACCGGGTTTTTCTACGGCTCAAACTATTACGGATATCTCAGGCCGCGGTGTGGGCCTCGATGTGGTTAAGAGTAGGATTCAGGCCTTAAGTGGGCAAGTTCATTTAGAAACGAAACAGAGCCAAGGTACTAAATTTGTGATTAAACTTCCCTTAACCCTTGCCATTATCCAGTCCTTATTGGTCAAGGTACAAGAGGAAACCTTTGCCATACCTCTTGGCAATATTGATGAAACGACTAACCTGGAAGCAGATCATATCAAAAATATTCAGGGACAAAAGGTCATGGTTTTAAGAGGTAAAGTCCTGCCCCTATTATTTATTAAAAATCTCCTGGCAGTACCCGGCCATAAGGAACAGCATGAGCTGTATGTGGTTGTCGTGAGAAAAGGTGAGCAGCAGGTGGGCTTAGTAGTTGATGAACTCATTGGACAGCAGGAGATCGTCATCAATTCCCTGGGCAAGTTACTCACCGGTTTACCGGGTATAGCCGGTGCCTCCATTCTGGGTGATGGCAAAGTTTCCTTAATTCTTGATATCGGGACTTTATTCTAA
- a CDS encoding protein-glutamate methylesterase/protein-glutamine glutaminase, with translation MHNTGEKIRVLVADDSAFMRKVLSDIINSDSDLEVVGTARNGEEALQKALTLQPDVITLDVEMPVLDGLSTLEKIMEQYPVPVIMLSALTRAGASATISALERGAVDFLAKPGGSISLDIGKSKEEINNKIRMAAEIPRHKCKNCRQDSLGLQKKNYINRTFSPNVFTLVAIGTSTGGPKALHEVISRIPADLNAALFIVQHMPPGFTKSLAQRLDSISPLAIKEAEEGDEVKNGFAYIAPGNYHMEVLPRQEKLFIHLHQGPNVNGHRPSVDVLMHSVARINAPKVGVIMTGMGHDGAQGMLALKKAGAINIGESPETCVVYGMPKAAMQLGAVDYEVPVQEIAERIVQALR, from the coding sequence TTGCATAATACAGGGGAAAAGATACGGGTTTTGGTGGCCGATGATTCAGCTTTCATGCGGAAAGTTTTGAGCGATATCATCAACAGCGATTCAGACCTCGAAGTGGTGGGAACAGCCCGTAACGGTGAGGAAGCATTACAGAAGGCTTTAACCCTGCAACCTGACGTCATTACCCTGGATGTGGAGATGCCGGTGCTGGACGGGCTTTCTACCCTTGAGAAAATCATGGAACAGTACCCTGTACCGGTGATCATGCTGTCTGCCTTAACCAGGGCAGGAGCCAGTGCTACCATCAGTGCCCTGGAAAGAGGGGCAGTTGATTTTTTAGCCAAACCGGGAGGGTCTATTTCTTTAGATATAGGCAAATCCAAAGAAGAAATCAACAATAAAATAAGAATGGCCGCGGAAATACCGCGGCATAAATGCAAAAACTGCCGGCAAGATTCCTTAGGCTTGCAGAAAAAGAATTATATAAACAGAACCTTCTCCCCTAACGTCTTTACCCTGGTAGCCATCGGTACATCTACCGGTGGACCTAAAGCGTTACACGAGGTGATCAGCAGGATACCAGCCGACTTAAATGCGGCCCTGTTTATTGTCCAGCATATGCCCCCGGGTTTCACCAAATCTCTGGCGCAGCGCTTGGATTCCATTTCACCCTTAGCAATCAAAGAAGCAGAAGAGGGAGATGAGGTAAAAAACGGTTTTGCTTACATAGCGCCGGGTAATTACCACATGGAAGTGCTGCCAAGACAGGAAAAATTATTTATCCATTTACATCAAGGACCAAATGTCAATGGCCACAGGCCCTCAGTCGATGTCCTCATGCACTCTGTAGCCAGGATTAATGCCCCAAAGGTTGGTGTGATTATGACGGGCATGGGCCATGATGGTGCCCAGGGAATGCTGGCCCTCAAAAAGGCAGGTGCCATTAATATAGGAGAAAGCCCTGAAACATGCGTCGTTTACGGTATGCCCAAAGCCGCTATGCAGTTGGGTGCTGTTGATTATGAAGTGCCCGTTCAGGAGATAGCAGAGAGAATTGTACAAGCCCTGAGATAA
- a CDS encoding flagellar brake protein: MDITKVLKVNQLIQIEVRDETGETERYPSRVENIGETEIIVVAPIRDRVTIPVCVDTTLNIILWDNSAAYNFTTKVINRSNSRIPLLHLAIPGKINKIQQRDFVRVPVSLEAVVSFVHHHFGYQEIKCVTRDISGGGVMLIFTKSPKLVKGNEVDIAFTLENEEIRARGKVAWLSLETDASGIQRYFVGIKFTCISEKARGRIIKYVFQRQIELRKRGLL, from the coding sequence ATGGATATTACGAAGGTGCTCAAGGTCAATCAACTGATACAAATTGAAGTAAGGGATGAAACCGGTGAAACAGAACGGTACCCTAGCCGCGTGGAGAATATCGGCGAAACGGAAATAATTGTCGTTGCACCCATCAGAGACAGGGTGACCATTCCTGTTTGCGTTGATACAACTCTGAACATTATACTGTGGGATAATTCTGCCGCTTATAACTTCACAACTAAAGTTATCAATAGAAGCAATTCCCGTATCCCCTTATTGCACCTGGCCATTCCCGGTAAAATTAATAAAATACAACAGCGGGATTTTGTCCGGGTGCCTGTAAGCCTGGAGGCTGTCGTAAGTTTTGTGCATCACCATTTTGGTTACCAGGAAATAAAATGCGTGACCAGGGATATCAGTGGTGGCGGCGTGATGCTGATTTTTACAAAGTCCCCCAAACTTGTTAAAGGTAATGAGGTTGATATTGCTTTTACTCTGGAAAATGAGGAAATCAGGGCCCGTGGCAAAGTGGCATGGCTCAGTCTGGAAACAGACGCAAGTGGAATCCAGCGATATTTTGTTGGTATAAAATTTACATGTATTTCAGAAAAGGCCAGGGGTCGTATTATTAAATATGTTTTCCAACGCCAAATAGAGCTGAGAAAAAGGGGGCTGCTATGA
- a CDS encoding MinD/ParA family protein: protein MNNQAENLRLLAQRMKSNLQAQINGETKITRVITVTSGKGGVGKSNFTVNLGIALCELGQKVIILDADLGLANIDVILGISPAYNLAHVMAGEQTIKEILCEGPKGVKIIPGGSGMHELANLKDWQLEHFLAKLSQLEGDADILLIDTGAGLSRSVLSFALAADEIIVITTPEPTALTDAYGLIKTIRQQRYQGKVNLVVNRVFSSAEANVAYNKLKIVVNRFLKYSLDFLGYINEDPKVAQAVREQQPFALAFPHTQATHDIYLMAAKICNQEYKPPLYHGVKGFFHKVANFLK, encoded by the coding sequence ATGAACAATCAGGCCGAAAATCTACGTTTATTAGCGCAGCGTATGAAAAGCAATTTACAGGCCCAGATAAATGGTGAGACAAAGATAACCAGAGTCATAACGGTTACCAGCGGTAAGGGCGGGGTAGGTAAGTCCAATTTCACGGTAAACTTAGGCATTGCCTTATGTGAATTGGGACAGAAGGTAATCATTTTAGATGCGGATTTGGGCCTGGCCAATATAGATGTAATTTTGGGGATATCCCCCGCCTATAATCTGGCTCACGTCATGGCGGGGGAACAAACCATCAAGGAAATCCTGTGCGAGGGACCCAAAGGTGTGAAAATTATCCCCGGTGGTTCCGGCATGCATGAATTAGCCAATTTAAAGGACTGGCAGCTGGAACATTTTCTTGCCAAGCTGAGCCAACTGGAAGGAGATGCGGATATTCTCCTCATTGACACAGGTGCGGGGCTTTCCCGCAGTGTCTTAAGCTTTGCCCTGGCGGCCGATGAAATCATCGTAATTACCACTCCTGAGCCTACAGCCCTTACTGATGCCTATGGGCTTATTAAAACTATTCGCCAGCAGCGCTATCAGGGTAAAGTTAATCTCGTGGTGAACAGGGTTTTTTCTTCTGCCGAAGCCAATGTTGCCTATAATAAACTGAAAATAGTTGTAAATCGCTTCCTGAAGTATTCTTTAGATTTTTTGGGGTATATCAATGAAGATCCCAAAGTAGCTCAGGCTGTCAGAGAGCAGCAGCCTTTTGCTCTTGCTTTTCCCCACACACAGGCTACCCATGACATTTATTTAATGGCGGCAAAAATTTGTAACCAGGAGTATAAACCTCCCCTTTACCATGGCGTGAAAGGCTTCTTTCATAAGGTTGCAAACTTTTTGAAATAG
- the flhF gene encoding flagellar biosynthesis protein FlhF translates to MRVKRFVATNMQEAMAKVKNEMGNDAVILHTRHFKEGGFLGLFAKNYVEVTAALEQPKPNLQPVFQVAKSLVTRDEDRSDSETNPSVPLVKTSSLLTYELKEMKDLMQEMVEQIEQVAQMPQFPRLGQNLYQRLIKQEVEDKIARKIVKTMLQQVTLQPQLTPEQLEHIFLTNILKSLKKSKPIALGKDRQKRPLLCALVGPTGVGKTTTIAKLAAMYAIMERKKVALVTVDTYRIAAVEQLKTVGEIMGVPVRVVFTPQNLRECLGELTDKDIIFLDTAGRSHKNVMQITELKSYLEIANPDHTFLVLSSTAKYQDMLEIINTYLDLNINRLIFTKLDETSSFGPIYNIACRSKLPLSYFTTGQNIPDDIEIADPIKLAQLLVKE, encoded by the coding sequence ATGCGGGTTAAACGTTTCGTGGCCACAAATATGCAGGAAGCCATGGCAAAGGTTAAAAACGAAATGGGTAATGATGCTGTCATTCTTCATACTCGCCACTTTAAAGAAGGGGGATTCCTGGGGCTTTTTGCCAAAAACTATGTGGAAGTGACGGCCGCCCTGGAACAGCCTAAACCTAATCTGCAGCCGGTATTTCAGGTTGCCAAATCCTTGGTAACCAGGGATGAAGACAGGAGCGACTCCGAAACAAACCCAAGCGTGCCCCTGGTCAAGACCTCCTCACTTCTCACTTATGAATTAAAAGAAATGAAAGATTTAATGCAGGAGATGGTAGAGCAAATTGAGCAGGTCGCTCAAATGCCCCAGTTTCCCAGGCTAGGACAGAATTTATACCAGCGTCTAATCAAACAAGAAGTTGAAGATAAAATCGCCAGGAAAATTGTAAAAACAATGCTGCAGCAAGTAACCCTGCAGCCCCAGCTTACACCGGAACAGTTAGAGCATATTTTCTTAACCAATATTTTGAAATCTCTCAAAAAAAGTAAACCCATTGCCTTAGGAAAAGACAGGCAAAAGAGACCTTTACTCTGTGCTCTGGTAGGTCCTACCGGTGTGGGCAAAACCACTACCATCGCCAAACTGGCCGCCATGTATGCCATTATGGAACGCAAAAAGGTGGCTCTGGTTACGGTCGATACTTATCGTATCGCAGCTGTGGAGCAGTTAAAAACAGTAGGAGAAATTATGGGTGTACCCGTTAGGGTTGTGTTTACCCCGCAAAATTTACGAGAATGTCTCGGGGAGCTTACGGATAAAGATATTATTTTCCTGGATACGGCGGGACGCAGCCATAAAAATGTCATGCAGATTACGGAACTAAAAAGTTACCTGGAAATAGCCAATCCTGATCATACTTTTCTAGTACTTTCCAGTACGGCCAAATACCAGGATATGCTGGAGATCATCAATACCTATCTGGATTTAAATATCAACCGTTTGATTTTCACCAAATTGGATGAAACATCCAGCTTTGGCCCTATCTATAACATAGCCTGCCGCAGCAAGCTCCCCCTTTCTTATTTTACAACGGGGCAGAATATTCCTGATGATATTGAGATAGCCGACCCCATCAAACTTGCTCAATTGTTGGTAAAGGAGTAA